The Sphingopyxis fribergensis genome contains a region encoding:
- a CDS encoding peptide MFS transporter yields MTKAYAQHGDAAGTFLGHPKGLFVLFFAEMWERFSYYGMRALLIFYLTKHWLFSDGESGVIYGAYTALVYITPVLGGYLADRWLGQRKAVTYGAILLTFGHFIMGFEGDGGQDPASLSIFWLALAFIIVGSGFLKANISVIVGQLYPRTDVRRDGAYTIFYMGINLGAFLGSLLCGYLGETYGWSYGFGAAGFGMLLGLIVFIWGKPLLLGRGEPEDPAKLAQPVMGIKFEWLLYIIGLLAVGVCWWMVQNQALVGTFLGVAGAALVAYVVFTAVVKLPSQDRDRIFAALFLILGSILFWALFEQAGSSLNLFADRYVDRAGVPASVFQSLNAGYIVLFAPLFAVLWTWLGRRGWEPSAPAKFGLAMLQLGLGFFVLKWGAEAAGMENATPVLFIFLIYLLHTTGELCLSPVGLSAMNRLAPAHMASLIMGTWFFASATGNFAAGLIAAATGSEKASGEGAGKALVLDVYGTIGLWAIGFGILVIVVSPLIKKLMHLDTLRDSEDLAGQNELAEPQAAGIHPEPKGA; encoded by the coding sequence ATGACCAAAGCCTATGCCCAGCACGGGGACGCCGCCGGGACGTTTCTCGGCCACCCGAAGGGCCTTTTTGTCCTGTTTTTTGCCGAAATGTGGGAGCGCTTTTCCTATTACGGCATGCGCGCGCTGCTGATTTTCTACCTGACCAAGCACTGGCTGTTTTCGGATGGGGAATCGGGCGTCATCTATGGTGCCTATACCGCGCTCGTCTACATCACGCCGGTGCTCGGCGGCTATCTGGCCGATCGCTGGCTGGGGCAGCGAAAGGCGGTCACGTACGGCGCCATATTGCTGACATTCGGCCATTTCATCATGGGGTTCGAGGGCGACGGCGGACAGGATCCGGCCAGCCTCAGCATCTTCTGGCTGGCGCTCGCCTTCATCATCGTCGGCTCGGGCTTCCTGAAAGCCAATATCTCGGTGATCGTCGGCCAGCTTTATCCGCGCACAGACGTGCGCCGCGATGGCGCCTACACGATCTTCTATATGGGGATTAACCTCGGCGCTTTCCTCGGTTCGCTGCTCTGCGGCTATCTCGGCGAGACCTATGGCTGGTCCTATGGTTTCGGCGCTGCGGGCTTTGGCATGCTGCTCGGCCTGATCGTCTTCATCTGGGGCAAGCCGCTGCTGCTCGGCCGCGGCGAACCCGAGGATCCGGCGAAACTGGCGCAGCCCGTGATGGGCATCAAGTTCGAATGGCTGCTTTATATCATCGGCCTCCTCGCTGTCGGCGTTTGCTGGTGGATGGTTCAGAATCAGGCGCTGGTCGGCACGTTCCTGGGCGTAGCGGGGGCCGCGCTGGTCGCCTATGTGGTGTTCACCGCCGTCGTGAAGCTGCCATCGCAGGACCGCGACCGTATCTTCGCCGCGCTGTTCCTGATCCTCGGCTCGATCCTCTTCTGGGCCCTGTTCGAACAGGCGGGTTCGTCGCTCAACCTCTTCGCCGATCGCTATGTCGATCGCGCGGGCGTTCCGGCTTCGGTGTTCCAGTCGCTCAACGCCGGCTATATCGTTCTGTTCGCGCCGCTGTTCGCGGTCCTGTGGACCTGGCTCGGCCGCCGTGGGTGGGAACCTTCGGCGCCCGCCAAGTTCGGCCTAGCGATGCTCCAGCTCGGTCTCGGCTTCTTCGTGCTCAAATGGGGCGCCGAGGCTGCGGGCATGGAGAATGCTACGCCCGTCCTGTTCATCTTCCTGATCTACCTGCTCCACACGACCGGCGAGCTTTGCCTGTCGCCGGTGGGCCTCAGCGCGATGAACCGCCTTGCGCCCGCGCATATGGCTTCGCTTATCATGGGCACCTGGTTCTTCGCATCGGCGACCGGCAATTTCGCCGCAGGCCTGATCGCGGCGGCGACGGGGTCGGAAAAGGCGAGCGGCGAAGGTGCGGGCAAGGCGCTCGTCCTGGATGTCTATGGCACGATCGGCCTGTGGGCGATCGGTTTCGGGATCCTCGTGATCGTCGTATCGCCGCTGATCAAGAAGCTGATGCATCTCGACACGTTGCGCGATTCTGAAGATCTTGCGGGCCAGAATGAGCTGGCCGAGCCGCAGGCGGCAGGCATTCATCCCGAACCCAAGGGGGCGTAA
- a CDS encoding amidohydrolase translates to MIRGVKGSLLAAVSLALVGCAANGKETASAGDKPAEKPVKFNKDPYPSTYKGYPTRLTVVKGVTIFDGEGGRIDNGSIVMTSGKVDRIGGPDMELPTDADVIDGTGKYLTPGVIDIHSHLGDYPSPSVDAHSDGNEATSPTTPEVWSEHSVWPQDPGFSRALANGGVTSLQILPGSANLMGGRSITLKNVPSRTVQGMKFPGAPYGLKMACGENPKRVYGGKGRMPSTRMGNFAVNRATWQKAAAYKKKMDDGKAVDRDLAMETLAGVLSGEILVHNHCYRADEMALVIDMSKEFGYKVSTFHHAVESYKIADLLAKEGICSAMWADWWGFKMEAYDSVNENIPLVYKAGACTIVHSDDANQIQRLNQEAAKARAAGRRIGIDVSDEQAWTWLSYNPAKALGIADKTGSLKPGKMADVVLWNGNPFSAYTRPEKVWIDGALMFDANDPKRRPVSDFELGQPGEGDVK, encoded by the coding sequence ATGATCCGGGGCGTGAAGGGCAGCCTGCTGGCTGCGGTATCGCTGGCGCTCGTCGGTTGCGCGGCGAATGGCAAGGAAACGGCTTCGGCGGGCGACAAGCCCGCCGAAAAGCCTGTCAAGTTCAACAAGGATCCCTATCCGTCGACGTACAAGGGATATCCGACCCGCCTGACGGTGGTGAAGGGTGTCACGATCTTCGACGGCGAGGGCGGCCGGATCGACAATGGTTCGATCGTGATGACGAGCGGCAAGGTCGATCGCATCGGCGGTCCCGACATGGAATTGCCAACCGATGCCGATGTCATCGACGGCACGGGCAAGTATCTGACCCCCGGCGTCATCGATATCCACAGCCACCTTGGCGATTATCCGTCGCCGAGCGTCGATGCGCATTCGGACGGCAATGAAGCGACGTCGCCGACGACCCCAGAAGTCTGGTCCGAACATAGCGTCTGGCCGCAGGATCCGGGGTTCAGCCGGGCGCTCGCGAACGGCGGCGTGACGAGCTTGCAGATACTGCCCGGCAGCGCGAACCTGATGGGCGGGCGCTCGATCACGCTCAAGAATGTGCCGTCGCGCACGGTGCAGGGGATGAAATTCCCCGGCGCGCCCTATGGCCTGAAAATGGCGTGCGGCGAGAATCCGAAGCGCGTTTACGGCGGCAAGGGGCGGATGCCGTCGACCCGCATGGGCAATTTCGCGGTGAACCGCGCGACGTGGCAGAAGGCCGCGGCGTACAAGAAGAAGATGGACGATGGAAAGGCCGTCGACCGCGACCTCGCGATGGAGACGCTTGCGGGCGTATTGTCGGGCGAAATCCTCGTCCACAATCATTGCTACCGCGCCGACGAAATGGCGCTGGTGATCGATATGTCGAAGGAATTCGGCTACAAGGTGTCAACCTTCCACCACGCGGTCGAAAGCTACAAGATCGCCGACCTGCTCGCCAAGGAAGGCATTTGTTCGGCGATGTGGGCCGACTGGTGGGGCTTCAAGATGGAAGCCTATGACTCGGTCAACGAGAATATCCCGCTCGTCTATAAGGCCGGCGCGTGCACGATCGTCCATTCGGACGATGCGAACCAGATTCAGCGTTTGAACCAGGAAGCCGCGAAAGCCCGCGCTGCTGGGCGCCGTATCGGGATCGACGTCAGCGACGAACAGGCGTGGACCTGGCTGTCGTATAATCCCGCCAAGGCACTAGGTATCGCCGACAAGACGGGCAGCCTGAAGCCGGGCAAGATGGCCGACGTCGTGCTGTGGAACGGCAATCCGTTCAGCGCCTATACCCGGCCCGAAAAAGTGTGGATCGACGGCGCTTTGATGTTCGACGCGAACGATCCGAAGCGGCGTCCGGTGAGCGATTTCGAGCTGGGCCAGCCGGGCGAAGGAGACGTGAAATGA
- a CDS encoding amidohydrolase family protein produces the protein MIRALLLSAAAIVAAPAAAQDIAITNAKLVIGDGSAPIEGGTVVVRGGKVVAAGAGVAVPAGVERVDAQGRYVTPGIVAAFSRVGLTEVDAVTGTNDRSAPRTRFSAGLDIAPALNPMGSPVAVNRASGVTRAIVAPSGSSNLFAGQGAVVDLADDMDMVTKPRALQYVAFGEDGSAKAGGSRAALFLLFREQLLAARSYARNPATLAEWGNDAMIQRADADALVRVIDGSTPLFVRVDRAVDIVNVIKLKGEFPALKLVLVGATEGWLVARDIAAAKVPVLVSPLTDLPSSFEQLGATQSNAGRLKAAGVDVSVGVFDDDDAHKMGYATQYAGNLVGLARVPGASGMTWDQAFASISSVPARAVGMEGSIGSLRPGRAGDVVIWDNDPLELGSRPTMLWIDGKAQSLTTRQDRLRDRYLTPQEGALPKAYDR, from the coding sequence ATGATCCGCGCGCTTCTCCTTTCCGCTGCGGCGATCGTCGCGGCTCCGGCCGCGGCGCAGGACATCGCCATTACCAACGCGAAGCTCGTCATCGGCGACGGCAGCGCGCCTATCGAGGGCGGCACCGTCGTCGTGCGCGGCGGCAAGGTTGTTGCGGCGGGGGCCGGTGTAGCTGTGCCTGCGGGCGTCGAGCGCGTCGATGCGCAGGGGCGTTATGTGACGCCGGGCATCGTCGCGGCGTTCAGCCGCGTGGGGCTGACCGAAGTCGATGCCGTCACCGGCACCAACGACCGTTCGGCGCCGCGCACGCGCTTTTCGGCGGGGCTCGACATCGCGCCCGCGCTGAATCCGATGGGCTCGCCCGTCGCGGTCAACCGCGCCTCGGGCGTGACGCGCGCGATCGTCGCGCCGAGTGGCAGCAGCAATTTGTTTGCAGGCCAAGGCGCGGTGGTCGACCTCGCCGACGATATGGACATGGTGACCAAGCCGCGCGCGCTGCAATATGTCGCGTTCGGCGAGGATGGTTCGGCAAAGGCCGGTGGCAGCCGTGCCGCGCTGTTCCTGCTGTTCCGCGAACAATTGCTGGCGGCGCGCAGCTATGCCCGAAACCCGGCGACGCTTGCCGAATGGGGCAATGATGCGATGATCCAGCGCGCCGATGCCGATGCGCTGGTGCGCGTGATCGACGGCTCGACGCCGTTGTTCGTCCGGGTGGATCGCGCGGTGGACATCGTCAATGTCATCAAGCTGAAGGGCGAGTTTCCCGCACTGAAGCTGGTGCTCGTCGGGGCGACCGAAGGCTGGCTCGTCGCGCGCGACATCGCGGCGGCGAAGGTGCCCGTGCTCGTCTCGCCGCTCACCGACCTGCCGTCGAGTTTTGAACAGCTTGGCGCGACGCAGTCGAATGCGGGCAGGCTCAAGGCCGCGGGCGTCGATGTGTCGGTCGGCGTGTTCGACGACGATGACGCGCACAAGATGGGATATGCGACGCAATATGCGGGCAATCTCGTCGGGCTTGCGCGCGTCCCAGGCGCGAGCGGGATGACGTGGGATCAGGCGTTCGCGTCGATCAGCAGCGTCCCCGCGCGCGCGGTCGGCATGGAGGGTAGCATCGGCTCGCTGCGTCCGGGCCGCGCCGGCGACGTCGTGATCTGGGATAATGATCCGCTCGAACTCGGCAGTCGCCCGACGATGCTGTGGATCGACGGCAAGGCGCAATCGCTCACGACGCGGCAGGATCGCCTGCGCGACCGCTATCTGACACCGCAGGAAGGGGCGCTGCCCAAGGCTTATGATCGGTAG
- a CDS encoding NnrU family protein: MSLLIVTGVLFVGSHLALSHPLRDGLAGRMGERGFQITYSVVAIATFIMLVQAWRGMPPEPPLWVVDDPLWTLASLIVLFASILFMGSLIGNPALPAPGAAKAAEAAPRGVFAITRHPMMWGFTLWALAHALVMPTPGQIVLSAIIIFLALVGSAGQDAKKARLMGDAWLQWAARTSFVPYARQIGGAAPWADTIPRPHALLGGTVLWLIATWAHGALGYMVAGIWRWMG, translated from the coding sequence ATGTCGCTTTTGATTGTCACCGGCGTTTTGTTCGTCGGCTCGCACCTCGCTTTATCGCATCCGCTCCGCGACGGGCTCGCGGGGCGGATGGGTGAGCGGGGGTTCCAGATCACCTACTCGGTCGTTGCGATCGCGACGTTCATCATGCTCGTGCAGGCATGGCGCGGGATGCCGCCCGAGCCGCCCTTATGGGTGGTCGACGATCCGCTGTGGACGCTCGCCTCGCTGATCGTGCTGTTCGCGAGCATCTTGTTCATGGGGTCGCTAATCGGCAATCCGGCGCTGCCCGCGCCGGGAGCGGCGAAGGCGGCAGAGGCCGCGCCGCGCGGGGTTTTCGCGATCACGCGGCACCCGATGATGTGGGGCTTTACGCTCTGGGCTCTTGCCCATGCGCTAGTGATGCCGACGCCGGGGCAGATCGTCCTGTCGGCGATCATCATCTTTCTCGCGCTCGTCGGTTCGGCGGGGCAGGACGCGAAGAAGGCGCGGCTGATGGGCGATGCGTGGCTCCAGTGGGCGGCGCGAACGAGCTTTGTGCCCTATGCGCGGCAGATCGGCGGCGCGGCGCCGTGGGCCGATACGATCCCGCGCCCGCATGCGTTGCTGGGCGGGACCGTGCTTTGGCTCATTGCCACTTGGGCGCATGGCGCACTGGGTTATATGGTCGCGGGAATCTGGCGCTGGATGGGTTGA
- a CDS encoding DUF1003 domain-containing protein, whose product MHDKTTTADLSLRLLGRPLDELDDDERRVLDAIAERRLISRDAADIDDEGASFGARLSDRVARVGGSWGFIILFTVVLVGWMLLNSAVLERWGMAFDPYPFIFLNLMLSTLAAVQAPIIMMSQNRASAKDRIAAGLDYEINLRAELEIMRLHEKLDQMRFHELSEKVDALCERLEVKD is encoded by the coding sequence ATGCACGACAAGACGACGACCGCCGACCTTTCGCTCCGCCTGCTCGGGCGACCGCTCGACGAACTCGACGATGATGAGCGGCGGGTGCTCGACGCGATCGCCGAGCGCCGACTGATCAGCCGCGACGCCGCCGATATCGACGATGAGGGGGCGAGTTTCGGGGCGCGGCTCTCCGACCGGGTTGCCAGAGTCGGCGGGTCTTGGGGATTCATCATCCTGTTCACCGTCGTGCTGGTCGGCTGGATGCTGCTCAATTCGGCGGTATTGGAGCGCTGGGGGATGGCGTTCGATCCCTATCCGTTCATCTTCCTCAATCTGATGCTGTCGACGCTGGCAGCGGTGCAGGCGCCGATCATCATGATGAGCCAGAACCGCGCGTCGGCAAAGGACCGCATCGCGGCGGGGCTCGATTATGAGATCAACCTGCGCGCGGAACTGGAGATCATGCGGTTGCACGAGAAGCTCGACCAGATGCGGTTTCATGAGCTGTCGGAGAAGGTCGACGCGCTGTGCGAGCGGTTGGAGGTGAAGGATTAG